Proteins found in one Apostichopus japonicus isolate 1M-3 chromosome 16, ASM3797524v1, whole genome shotgun sequence genomic segment:
- the LOC139983311 gene encoding metalloproteinase inhibitor 3-like — protein MHSCYNMCWYVSITVLFIAHLWTCVNTCTSLSSMKKRYQLPCMCRPQHPQEAYCDADFVILGRVTDVEKIEAPSPIIPEYNDYAGTNHEYAYRYSSRLYSKIIYTVEVEERFKGDHYYLAPMARVPITSRYVSDYCIHVPLYMNYSYIIMGNQSTDGELLIDRCSFHKLSDQVTSHEMDGFRRHYKKTCNQCMVCHNTNGCEYDEADGCTVGKEMDIDVYVFKSTQCEHKYARCSRKKRTGRCDWIGNGSFKYCKRQRKKEIRRWSNYQDAWAENV, from the exons atgCATTCATGTTATAACATGTGCTGGTATGTGTCCATTACTGTGTTGTTTATTGCGCACTTGTGGACATGTGTCAATACGTGCACCAGCCTGTCTTCCATGAAGAAGCGCTATCAACTCC CATGTATGTGTCGACCGCAACATCCCCAAGAAGCATACTGTGACGCTGACTTTG TCATACTTGGACGAGTGACAGATGTGGAAAAAATTGAGGCACCGTCGCCGATTATTCCAGAATACAACGACTATGCCGGAACGAATCACGAAT ACGCATACAGATACAGCTCACGTCTCTACAGCAAGATCATTTATACGGTGGAAGTCGAGGAGAGGTTTAAAGGAGATCATTACTATCTCGCTCCAATGGCACGGGTACCGATCACCAGTCGCTATGTTAGCGACTACTGCATTCACGTCCCCTTgtatatgaattattcatacatCATAATGG GTAACCAGAGCACAGATGGTGAGCTGTTAATCGATAGATGCAGTTTTCACAAACTTTCTGATCAAGTCACCAGTCATGAGATGGATGGGTTTAGACGCCACTACAAGAAAACCTGTAACCAATGTATG GTCTGCCACAACACGAACGGATGTGAATATGATGAGGCTGACGGGTGCACTGTTGGGAAGGAGATGGATATCGATGTTTATGTCTTTAAGTCAACACAATGCGAACATAAGTATGCGAGATGCAGTAGAAAGAAGCGAACGGGGAGGTGTGACTGGATCGGTAACGGAAGCTTTAAATATTGTAAGAgacagagaaagaaagaaatacgaAGATGGTCAAATTACCAGGATGCATGGGCGGAAAACGTATAG